One segment of Papaver somniferum cultivar HN1 unplaced genomic scaffold, ASM357369v1 unplaced-scaffold_81, whole genome shotgun sequence DNA contains the following:
- the LOC113345560 gene encoding uncharacterized protein LOC113345560 isoform X1, with translation MMFFRSKIFSSRSITNARFYSRSYPGGSNRNKPIILVGVPSSKSVIKQLKEINSTLKETQSYSRETMVALQGLAKESTNRYAKWLWVTATLATVSGVTVIEFIPGDLMKYPYNVFAGNRKEDEEASEEMDTKSESKSNGAAGNTGGPKISPKPAESKSDCASGNIGGPTMTSTPTEGKSDARSMKSAQVAPKPAASKSDG, from the exons ATGATGTTCTTCCGGAGTAAAATTTTCTCTTCTAGATCTATCACAAATGCTAGATTCTACTCTAGGAGCTACCCAGGAGGTAGTAATAGAAACAAACCCATTATTCTTGTTGGGGTTCCATCTTCTAAATCTGTGATTAAACAGCTGAAGGAGATAAACTCCACATTGAAGGAGACCCAATCTTACTCGAGAGAAACAATGGTAGCTCTTCAAGGGCTCGCTAAAGAATCCACGAACAGATATGCCAAGTGGCTTTGGGTTACGGCTACTTTGGCTACAGTCTCCGGAGTCACAGTAATCGAGTTTATTCCAGGTGATTTGATGAAATATCCGTACAATGTTTTTGCTGGTAATCGGAAG GAAGATGAGGAAGCATCCGAGGAGATGGATACTAAATCTGAAAGTAAATCAAATG GTGCAGCAGGAAACACTGGAGGTCCAAAGATAAGTCCAAAGCCTGCAGAATCTAAATCAGATT GTGCATCAGGAAACATCGGAGGTCCAACGATGACATCAACGCCTACAGAAGGTAAATCAGATG CAAGAAGCATGAAGAGTGCACAGGTGGCTCCTAAACCTGCAGCAAGTAAATCAGATGGTTGA
- the LOC113345560 gene encoding uncharacterized protein LOC113345560 isoform X2: MMFFRSKIFSSRSITNARFYSRSYPGGSNRNKPIILVGVPSSKSVIKQLKEINSTLKETQSYSRETMVALQGLAKESTNRYAKWLWVTATLATVSGVTVIEFIPGDLMKYPYNVFAGNRKEDEEASEEMDTKSESKSNGAAGNTGGPKISPKPAESKSDCASGNIGGPTMTSTPTEARSMKSAQVAPKPAASKSDG; this comes from the exons ATGATGTTCTTCCGGAGTAAAATTTTCTCTTCTAGATCTATCACAAATGCTAGATTCTACTCTAGGAGCTACCCAGGAGGTAGTAATAGAAACAAACCCATTATTCTTGTTGGGGTTCCATCTTCTAAATCTGTGATTAAACAGCTGAAGGAGATAAACTCCACATTGAAGGAGACCCAATCTTACTCGAGAGAAACAATGGTAGCTCTTCAAGGGCTCGCTAAAGAATCCACGAACAGATATGCCAAGTGGCTTTGGGTTACGGCTACTTTGGCTACAGTCTCCGGAGTCACAGTAATCGAGTTTATTCCAGGTGATTTGATGAAATATCCGTACAATGTTTTTGCTGGTAATCGGAAG GAAGATGAGGAAGCATCCGAGGAGATGGATACTAAATCTGAAAGTAAATCAAATG GTGCAGCAGGAAACACTGGAGGTCCAAAGATAAGTCCAAAGCCTGCAGAATCTAAATCAGATT GTGCATCAGGAAACATCGGAGGTCCAACGATGACATCAACGCCTACAGAAG CAAGAAGCATGAAGAGTGCACAGGTGGCTCCTAAACCTGCAGCAAGTAAATCAGATGGTTGA